The following coding sequences lie in one Caldibacillus debilis DSM 16016 genomic window:
- a CDS encoding TIGR02677 family protein, whose protein sequence is MEPYKKVVEASYLTADKVWSYRAILHYFYKQHERMREFIFPEEVFAYLKDQPGFERYTFEELQQDLDQLVKWNNLIATQDPRKARTIEEFKRKRFRYQCTPYTVEFERMLEQMEKSGEGFGGSLEKKEFERLYQSLGLLHQILTKGDYPSDDECSQIWNDLFGYFRTIVKNTSDYMAYLNSVEVEERMQSESFLVYKDQFTAYLRDFIIGLQQTAQKIKAVLQEISLDRLTPFIQRVVAHQLQIPRFDGIQKEQKEKIDELKDKWLSLHSWFLGNAYGESVYEELENRTNEQIRRITRIIQRLGERHHLFRSRKRDYLHLAKWFDSLENLEEAHRLSAVVFGVFHTRHFYGDQIPTDNIHTDVWEEEPIRFETKPKIRNYREKTKAGAIESRKDLKEKMREAYLREKRLEQQAIGKYMRGNEIRLEEIPFIESHVRKMFLTWISKATARADRVIKTEFGRTVKVHIAKDRRILLRSDDGVLEMPAITFQFLDADREETVPAKSSLS, encoded by the coding sequence ATGGAACCGTACAAAAAGGTGGTGGAGGCCAGCTATTTGACCGCGGACAAGGTTTGGAGCTACCGGGCGATCCTCCATTATTTTTACAAACAGCATGAACGGATGCGCGAATTTATTTTCCCGGAAGAGGTCTTTGCCTATTTAAAAGACCAGCCGGGATTTGAACGGTACACCTTCGAAGAACTACAGCAGGATTTGGATCAGTTGGTGAAATGGAATAATTTGATAGCCACTCAGGATCCCCGCAAGGCACGGACCATCGAGGAGTTTAAAAGAAAAAGGTTCCGCTATCAATGTACGCCCTATACCGTCGAATTCGAACGGATGCTGGAACAAATGGAAAAGAGCGGCGAAGGGTTCGGGGGATCCTTGGAAAAGAAAGAGTTTGAAAGGTTGTACCAATCTTTGGGCCTCCTGCATCAAATCCTCACCAAGGGGGATTACCCAAGCGACGATGAATGTTCCCAGATCTGGAACGATTTGTTCGGCTATTTCCGCACCATCGTGAAAAACACTTCCGACTACATGGCGTATTTAAACAGCGTCGAAGTGGAAGAAAGAATGCAGTCGGAAAGCTTTCTGGTTTATAAGGATCAATTTACCGCCTACTTGCGGGATTTCATCATCGGTCTGCAGCAAACGGCCCAAAAAATCAAAGCCGTTTTACAGGAGATTTCCTTGGATCGGCTGACCCCGTTCATCCAGCGGGTCGTTGCCCATCAGCTGCAAATTCCCCGTTTTGACGGCATCCAAAAAGAACAAAAGGAAAAGATCGATGAACTGAAAGATAAATGGCTCTCCCTTCATTCCTGGTTTCTCGGCAACGCCTACGGGGAAAGCGTTTATGAAGAATTGGAAAACCGCACGAATGAACAGATTCGGAGAATCACCCGGATCATCCAGCGGTTGGGGGAACGGCATCATCTCTTCCGCAGCCGAAAGCGGGATTATTTGCACTTGGCAAAATGGTTCGATTCCCTCGAGAATCTGGAGGAAGCCCACCGCCTTTCAGCCGTCGTATTCGGCGTTTTTCATACCCGGCATTTTTACGGCGACCAGATCCCGACGGACAATATCCATACCGACGTATGGGAAGAAGAACCGATCCGTTTCGAAACGAAACCGAAAATACGGAATTACCGGGAAAAAACGAAGGCGGGAGCCATCGAAAGCAGGAAAGATTTAAAGGAAAAGATGCGGGAAGCCTATTTGCGGGAAAAAAGGCTGGAACAACAGGCGATCGGGAAATATATGCGCGGCAACGAGATCCGTCTGGAAGAGATTCCCTTCATTGAAAGCCATGTGAGAAAAATGTTTTTGACTTGGATCTCCAAAGCGACCGCCCGGGCGGACAGGGTGATCAAAACCGAATTCGGGCGGACGGTCAAAGTCCACATTGCCAAAGACCGGAGAATTCTCTTGCGCTCGGACGACGGCGTTTTGGAAATGCCCGCGATCACGTTTCAGTTTCTTGATGCCGATCGGGAAGAAACGGTACCGGCGAAATCATCGCTCTCCTAA
- a CDS encoding MalY/PatB family protein, with translation MTNRFDQIIDRRGTYCTQWDYIEDRFGKRDLLPFSISDTDFRCPPEILRVLEARLNHGVFGYTRWNHADFKGAVRGWFQRQFSCPVDEDWIVYSPSVVYSISKLLEILTEEGDRIVLQTPAYDAFFKVIRESNRVLSANPLKNEDGVYRIDFADLEKKLADERAKVLLLCSPHNPTGRVWTEEELKTVIRLCEKYRVYLISDEIHMDIVFGPRPHLPILNVSEELNHVMVCSSASKTFNIPGLGGSYTIIPDPSIRERFLNILKNRDGLSSASIFGMLATIAGYNHCSQWVKELADYIHGNMIAVEDFIRTHLPGVKFRVPESTFLAWIDVSGLPHSSEALQHALVHHAKVAIMPGETYGSPGKGFLRMNVGCPRAKVVEGLRRLKKAVEYLEENK, from the coding sequence ATGACCAATCGTTTTGACCAAATCATTGACCGGCGCGGCACGTATTGCACGCAGTGGGACTATATAGAAGACCGTTTCGGGAAGAGGGATCTCCTCCCCTTTTCCATTTCCGATACGGATTTCCGTTGCCCGCCCGAAATTTTGCGCGTGCTGGAGGCGCGTTTGAACCACGGCGTCTTCGGCTACACCCGCTGGAATCATGCCGATTTTAAGGGAGCGGTCCGCGGGTGGTTCCAACGGCAATTTTCCTGCCCGGTCGACGAAGACTGGATCGTGTACAGCCCTTCGGTCGTCTACTCCATTTCCAAATTGCTGGAGATTTTGACGGAGGAAGGCGACCGCATCGTTCTGCAAACCCCGGCCTATGACGCGTTTTTTAAAGTCATCCGCGAAAGCAACCGGGTCCTTTCTGCCAATCCGTTGAAAAATGAGGACGGAGTATACCGGATCGATTTTGCCGATCTGGAAAAAAAATTGGCCGACGAACGGGCAAAGGTTCTGCTTTTGTGCAGCCCGCATAATCCGACCGGCCGCGTGTGGACGGAGGAAGAATTGAAAACCGTCATCCGTTTATGCGAAAAATACCGGGTCTATTTGATTTCGGACGAAATCCATATGGACATCGTTTTCGGCCCCCGTCCGCATCTTCCGATCTTGAACGTGTCCGAAGAATTGAATCATGTCATGGTCTGTTCATCGGCAAGCAAAACGTTCAACATTCCCGGACTAGGAGGTTCATATACAATCATTCCCGATCCGTCCATAAGGGAACGGTTTCTTAACATATTAAAAAACCGGGACGGATTGTCTTCGGCGAGCATCTTCGGCATGCTGGCGACGATTGCCGGATACAATCATTGCAGCCAATGGGTAAAGGAACTGGCGGACTATATCCACGGAAATATGATCGCGGTGGAAGATTTTATCCGGACCCATCTCCCCGGCGTGAAATTCCGGGTGCCCGAATCGACTTTTTTGGCATGGATCGATGTTTCCGGCCTTCCCCATTCCAGTGAAGCGCTGCAGCATGCCCTTGTCCATCATGCGAAGGTGGCGATTATGCCGGGGGAAACTTACGGGAGCCCGGGAAAAGGATTTCTTCGCATGAATGTGGGCTGTCCCCGTGCAAAGGTCGTGGAGGGTTTGCGGCGCTTAAAAAAAGCGGTCGAATATTTGGAGGAAAACAAGTAA
- a CDS encoding ATP-binding cassette domain-containing protein: MIQVSGLSKRIKKTKVLNNVNLNIEGIYGLIGPNGAGKTTLLRILSSLTSMNEGKIFINGKDYTNGRYVKANKYIGYLPQNFMIYPKLTVFDALDHLALLKGMTEKKLREEKIIHSLEQVNLLDYREMKMSELSGGMRRRVGIAQLLLDEPSVLLFDEPTAGLDIEERIRFRNLIKKLGNQHTILISSHIIEDIEFLATKISILKKGNVLFEGTPDCLKKKAEGKIWTKQIQKNELNDFIIHEDVISIYEEQNHVTVRIFSENALNDNYELAAPRLVDGYLAVIREAHP, translated from the coding sequence ATGATACAGGTTTCCGGCTTAAGTAAAAGAATTAAAAAAACTAAAGTCCTGAATAACGTTAATCTCAATATAGAGGGCATATATGGTTTAATTGGCCCCAATGGTGCAGGAAAAACAACATTATTAAGAATCCTTTCAAGCCTAACTTCTATGAATGAAGGTAAAATTTTTATAAACGGAAAAGATTACACAAATGGAAGATATGTAAAAGCAAATAAATATATAGGCTATTTACCTCAGAATTTCATGATATATCCGAAACTCACCGTATTTGATGCATTGGATCATTTGGCCCTGTTGAAAGGAATGACGGAAAAAAAATTAAGGGAGGAAAAGATCATTCATTCTTTAGAACAAGTGAATTTATTAGACTATCGGGAAATGAAAATGAGTGAACTTTCAGGAGGTATGAGAAGGAGAGTAGGAATTGCACAATTATTGCTTGATGAACCTTCTGTTTTATTATTTGATGAACCCACCGCAGGATTAGATATTGAAGAAAGAATACGGTTTCGGAATTTAATAAAGAAATTAGGTAACCAACATACGATTTTAATATCGTCCCATATTATTGAAGACATCGAGTTTTTGGCAACTAAAATAAGCATTTTAAAAAAAGGAAATGTTTTGTTCGAGGGAACTCCGGATTGTTTAAAGAAAAAGGCGGAGGGAAAAATATGGACAAAACAAATTCAAAAAAATGAGTTAAATGACTTTATCATCCATGAAGACGTCATTTCCATATATGAGGAACAAAATCATGTTACCGTAAGAATATTTTCAGAAAATGCTTTAAACGATAATTATGAATTGGCTGCACCAAGGCTGGTAGATGGATATTTAGCGGTTATCAGGGAGGCGCATCCATGA
- a CDS encoding ABC transporter permease, translating into MFFKLLTFYIKQLLKSRVYIGTHLFVILMLIINMILNEKESHYNNFGNFVGDMAVIIHAAFLIFIVCFYIFLSNEYRYGSEQFFAGSVKISVLKLIALFVNHFIILTIFTALQIIIVLTYFYFKDIKFSGFYLETAVYIFYYWFAPSILAFFIGILLALYFGRKHITYAIIIGIWLIIGPMNTEFFYNFFVSLHAGDIGQLLYLYPLNYSNVYCDVIGYNINLSSFLAFLIWLLIISSLIIASLIKGSHTKNVKLASLFVSFSLLIVAFCILPHATMEKIPAFNYKKIIEEAKYSQNQTPDIQDELLSYDIRNYKISIHRKDKVKATVEVDLDLWKEDSEQIAFSLYHSMKVNNVKNKKGDRIKFSQQGDFVFIHEPTDPLIFEYTMEDSALLPASKKYLFLPSYINWVPKKSNSPQLKLDQPIEEDRIIVSGQEPADYELEITGIDNYYTNLPKKGKNTYSGKQVNGVTLIAGAIQKERMEDILLIYPQSWPDVKEGWNHYYAALKETHNYLNNMFNLGKDRIPDEIVFLTPYSKYSSFLTSDHLFIHHATLYELGAAVHEIPEMYIPGILWSDVQTGNMDPGLIEAFNELLNDFLYEEIEYDTDIYYRSMFGIHPHDATIRYEDIHALGIDAFYENYSNMSKQEKKNFLISWYENFTSIEDWDEATSFMERFLKENR; encoded by the coding sequence ATGTTCTTTAAATTGTTGACATTTTATATCAAACAGTTGTTAAAATCCCGTGTATACATCGGTACGCACTTATTTGTCATTCTAATGTTAATTATTAATATGATATTAAATGAAAAAGAAAGTCATTATAATAACTTTGGCAATTTTGTCGGAGACATGGCTGTAATCATTCACGCAGCATTTCTTATTTTTATTGTCTGCTTTTATATATTTTTATCTAATGAATATAGATATGGCTCAGAACAGTTTTTTGCGGGCAGCGTAAAAATTTCTGTATTAAAATTAATCGCTTTGTTTGTTAATCACTTTATTATCCTTACTATATTCACTGCTCTGCAAATCATTATTGTTCTAACCTACTTTTATTTCAAAGATATTAAATTTTCGGGCTTTTATCTAGAAACGGCCGTGTATATTTTTTATTACTGGTTTGCCCCATCCATCCTTGCATTTTTTATCGGGATATTGCTTGCGCTGTATTTTGGGAGAAAACATATCACTTATGCCATCATAATTGGTATTTGGCTAATTATCGGGCCAATGAATACAGAGTTTTTTTATAACTTCTTTGTCTCGCTTCATGCAGGAGACATAGGACAATTGCTATATTTATATCCCTTAAATTATTCTAACGTGTACTGTGATGTTATCGGATATAATATAAACCTTTCGTCTTTCTTGGCCTTTCTAATATGGTTACTTATTATTAGTTCATTAATTATAGCCAGTTTGATTAAGGGATCACATACTAAAAACGTTAAACTGGCAAGTTTATTTGTAAGTTTTTCCCTTCTTATCGTTGCTTTCTGTATATTACCACATGCCACGATGGAAAAAATTCCGGCATTTAATTATAAAAAAATTATAGAAGAAGCAAAGTATTCTCAGAACCAAACGCCTGACATACAAGATGAATTATTGTCTTATGATATAAGAAATTATAAGATTTCCATTCATCGAAAAGACAAAGTGAAGGCAACAGTAGAAGTTGATCTGGATCTTTGGAAAGAAGATTCCGAACAAATCGCATTTTCTCTTTACCACTCAATGAAAGTAAACAATGTAAAAAATAAAAAAGGGGATCGGATAAAATTTTCCCAACAAGGTGATTTTGTTTTTATTCATGAACCAACAGATCCATTGATCTTTGAATATACGATGGAAGATTCAGCTTTGTTGCCCGCATCGAAGAAATATTTGTTTTTACCCAGCTATATAAATTGGGTTCCGAAAAAGTCGAATAGTCCCCAATTAAAACTTGATCAGCCTATTGAAGAAGATAGAATAATTGTATCCGGCCAGGAACCGGCCGACTACGAATTAGAAATAACAGGTATCGATAATTACTATACAAATCTTCCGAAAAAAGGGAAAAATACATATAGCGGGAAACAAGTTAACGGCGTGACTTTAATTGCGGGTGCCATTCAAAAAGAAAGAATGGAAGATATTTTATTGATATATCCTCAATCTTGGCCGGATGTAAAAGAGGGGTGGAACCATTATTATGCCGCTTTAAAGGAAACCCACAATTATTTGAACAATATGTTCAATTTGGGTAAAGATCGTATCCCGGATGAGATTGTATTTTTAACTCCATATTCAAAATATAGTTCTTTTTTAACGAGTGACCACTTATTCATTCATCATGCAACCTTATATGAATTGGGAGCAGCGGTGCATGAAATTCCAGAAATGTATATCCCGGGAATCCTTTGGAGTGATGTTCAAACGGGCAATATGGATCCCGGTTTAATAGAAGCTTTTAATGAACTGCTTAATGATTTTTTATATGAGGAAATCGAATACGACACGGATATTTATTATCGATCAATGTTTGGTATTCATCCTCATGATGCCACAATACGCTATGAAGATATTCATGCATTAGGTATAGATGCTTTTTATGAAAATTATTCAAACATGTCGAAACAAGAAAAGAAAAATTTTTTAATAAGTTGGTATGAAAACTTCACATCGATCGAAGATTGGGATGAGGCAACCTCGTTTATGGAGCGCTTTTTAAAGGAGAATCGGTAA
- a CDS encoding M24 family metallopeptidase: MLLSIPKEELKERQKRFIEKFSEKGCDGAILFSVTDIFYLTGFHFHPTERPIAVIIDPNRGVHLFVPLLEHEHAQQYAAVDFVHSYPEYPGIRHPMEILKDILQKLGFDGKRIGYDAIGYGSPMGYRGPALDQLISAKQFISLKGIIEEMRYVKSENEIRLIRESCRWANVAHRLLQNYTKAGLSEMEIANRATMEATLTMIETLGRDYKPHGTPVIATFRGQVGPESAFPHAVTQNIILSKGDTLVTGAGASVFGYVSELERTMFVETVSKEQEKFFRHMYEAQQIAFSAIKPGVPFSAVDEAVQNYFAEEGLTEYVRHHTGHSIGLLGHEAPFFDRGDHTPIRPGMVVTVEPGLYVRGLGGFRHSDTVLVTEKGIEILTDYPRDLESLICA, encoded by the coding sequence ATGTTGCTGTCCATACCGAAGGAAGAATTGAAAGAAAGGCAAAAACGGTTTATCGAAAAATTTTCCGAAAAAGGCTGCGACGGGGCCATCCTCTTCTCCGTAACCGACATTTTTTATTTGACCGGATTCCATTTCCATCCGACGGAAAGGCCGATCGCCGTCATCATCGATCCGAATCGCGGCGTCCATTTGTTCGTTCCCCTGTTGGAACACGAACATGCGCAACAATATGCCGCCGTCGATTTCGTCCACTCCTATCCGGAATACCCGGGGATCAGGCATCCGATGGAGATTTTGAAAGACATCTTGCAAAAACTTGGGTTTGATGGGAAAAGGATAGGATATGACGCCATCGGGTACGGGTCGCCCATGGGATACCGGGGGCCTGCCCTTGATCAGCTCATTTCCGCGAAGCAGTTCATTTCCTTAAAAGGGATCATCGAAGAAATGCGTTATGTCAAATCCGAAAATGAGATCAGGCTGATCCGGGAATCCTGCCGCTGGGCGAACGTGGCCCATCGCCTGCTGCAAAATTATACGAAGGCCGGCTTGAGCGAAATGGAAATCGCCAACCGGGCGACCATGGAAGCAACCTTGACGATGATCGAAACGCTGGGACGAGACTACAAACCCCATGGGACCCCGGTCATCGCCACCTTCCGCGGGCAAGTCGGGCCCGAATCCGCCTTCCCGCATGCGGTCACGCAAAATATCATTCTTTCCAAAGGGGACACGTTGGTGACCGGCGCCGGCGCCAGCGTCTTCGGCTACGTCAGCGAATTGGAAAGAACCATGTTCGTCGAAACGGTTTCCAAGGAGCAGGAAAAATTTTTCCGCCACATGTACGAGGCGCAACAAATCGCCTTCTCCGCGATTAAACCCGGCGTTCCCTTTTCGGCCGTCGATGAAGCCGTGCAGAACTATTTTGCGGAGGAAGGGCTTACCGAATATGTCCGCCATCACACGGGGCACAGCATCGGGCTCCTCGGCCATGAGGCGCCGTTCTTCGACAGGGGCGATCACACGCCGATCCGCCCCGGCATGGTCGTCACCGTCGAACCGGGGCTTTATGTGCGGGGGCTTGGCGGATTCAGGCATTCCGATACGGTATTGGTCACGGAAAAGGGCATTGAAATCCTGACGGATTACCCCCGCGATCTGGAATCTTTGATCTGCGCATAA
- a CDS encoding MFS transporter → MENQSERTKPKSLQIPVKRNMSLIVSTTTLGTIADAIFTLCLSWFVLERTGSAFITSAITAITYIVNVFAGPLIGVFVDRTSPKNAMIRAYIALGLIGFILIFFYLFLHDYIIVAVMAMVILNDIAQTFISPSRRRMLPNLVGTDRIAEVSGYLSSAGKTGILIGNAVGGILLSLIGFIGIMFTHSFIFLFAALLSSWLVLPKYERIVHHEKSKQKKQFWREFKDGAKLLLKLRVLLVITLINMGVNIVSVGHLNIYIFKTQYGATAAQYGFIEATGVATSIITGLFIGRIIKKIKPIFPLSLGLIIPSLSIALIGFYDQLFFAYILIAIQTFFLLFYTVTVHTLLITLVQPEYRARIDTLVASISSFAMPLTVFLTGYLADIIPVRYIFYFTGIWGTLMGIIPLLSKEIHQLENL, encoded by the coding sequence TTGGAAAACCAATCAGAACGTACAAAGCCAAAGTCATTGCAAATTCCTGTTAAACGAAATATGTCATTAATTGTTAGTACGACAACTTTAGGTACTATAGCAGATGCAATTTTTACACTTTGTTTATCATGGTTTGTCCTTGAACGAACTGGTTCAGCTTTTATTACTTCAGCCATTACTGCTATTACATATATTGTTAATGTCTTTGCCGGCCCGTTGATTGGGGTTTTCGTTGACCGCACAAGTCCAAAAAATGCAATGATAAGGGCATATATCGCATTGGGGTTAATCGGTTTTATCCTTATATTTTTTTATTTATTTTTGCATGACTATATTATAGTTGCTGTTATGGCAATGGTTATTTTAAATGATATTGCACAAACATTCATTTCACCTTCACGAAGACGTATGTTACCAAATTTAGTTGGTACTGATCGTATTGCTGAAGTTAGTGGTTATTTATCATCTGCAGGTAAAACAGGAATATTAATTGGTAATGCTGTTGGTGGAATATTGCTTTCTCTTATTGGTTTTATCGGGATTATGTTCACTCATTCATTCATATTTTTATTCGCTGCACTTTTATCTTCTTGGTTAGTACTTCCAAAATATGAAAGAATCGTTCATCATGAAAAATCCAAACAAAAGAAACAATTTTGGAGAGAATTTAAAGATGGAGCTAAGTTATTGTTAAAACTTCGTGTTTTACTTGTTATAACTTTAATAAATATGGGAGTAAATATTGTCTCTGTTGGTCATTTGAATATATATATATTTAAAACACAGTATGGAGCAACTGCAGCTCAATACGGGTTCATTGAAGCAACTGGTGTGGCAACATCAATAATCACTGGATTGTTTATTGGACGAATTATAAAGAAAATAAAACCAATATTTCCCTTAAGTTTAGGTTTAATAATCCCAAGTTTAAGTATTGCTCTAATTGGGTTTTATGATCAATTGTTTTTTGCATATATTTTAATAGCTATTCAAACATTTTTCTTGCTATTTTATACGGTTACAGTCCATACACTTTTAATAACGCTTGTCCAACCAGAATATCGTGCTAGAATTGATACATTAGTAGCAAGTATTTCATCGTTTGCAATGCCATTAACTGTATTTCTAACAGGATACTTAGCGGATATCATACCTGTTCGGTATATTTTTTATTTCACTGGAATCTGGGGAACTTTGATGGGGATTATTCCTTTACTCAGCAAGGAAATTCATCAATTGGAAAATCTTTAA
- the malX gene encoding maltose/glucose-specific PTS transporter subunit IIBC, which translates to MEKQKSAKTGAWEFFQGLGKTFMLPVALLAFMGLLLGIGSSFTSPSTIETLPFLGNPVLQTIFRFLSTIGGFAFSYLPVLFAMAIPLGLARYEKGVAAFSGFIGYVIMHLSINFYLAATGKLVDAEQMRQAGQTTVLGIQTLEMGVLGGIIAGIIVYFLHKRYYAAKLPDAFAFFGGARFVPIVTSLVMAAAGILIPMVWPFFAMGISAIGSLIQKAGVFGPFLFGAGERLLLPFGLHHILVAMIRFTEAGGTEIVNGETVSGALNIYYAQLKNGLPFSADATAFLSQGKMPTFMFGLPAVALAIYHTALPENRNKIKGLLISGVIATFVTGITEPIEFLFLFVAPALYLVHVVLTGLGFMVMALLEVKIGNTDGGILDFLIFGILQGPSTKWYLVPVVGAVWFAVYYFTFRYAIVKFDLKTPGREKAKAENDGEGEMVIKGTKSNAERILQALGGKENIQSLDNCVTRLRLVVSDMSRIDEEVLKACGALGVIKLDEHNVQVVIGPQVGILKSQLEKLL; encoded by the coding sequence ATGGAAAAGCAAAAGTCTGCCAAAACGGGGGCGTGGGAATTTTTCCAAGGGTTGGGAAAAACCTTCATGCTTCCGGTCGCATTGCTGGCCTTTATGGGTCTCCTATTGGGGATCGGGAGTTCCTTTACGAGCCCGTCGACGATTGAAACCCTTCCTTTTTTAGGAAACCCGGTGCTTCAGACGATTTTTCGTTTCCTTTCAACGATCGGAGGATTCGCCTTCTCCTATTTGCCCGTACTGTTTGCCATGGCGATCCCGCTCGGGCTTGCCCGCTACGAAAAAGGGGTTGCCGCGTTTTCGGGTTTTATCGGCTATGTGATCATGCATTTATCCATCAATTTTTATTTGGCGGCAACCGGAAAGCTTGTGGATGCCGAGCAAATGCGCCAAGCCGGGCAAACGACGGTCTTGGGCATTCAAACGTTGGAAATGGGGGTTTTAGGCGGGATCATTGCCGGCATCATCGTTTATTTTTTGCATAAACGCTACTATGCGGCAAAACTTCCGGATGCCTTTGCCTTCTTCGGCGGCGCCCGTTTCGTTCCGATCGTGACCAGTTTGGTCATGGCGGCGGCCGGCATCCTCATTCCGATGGTATGGCCGTTTTTTGCCATGGGCATCTCGGCCATCGGTTCATTGATCCAAAAAGCCGGGGTGTTCGGACCGTTCCTGTTCGGTGCCGGGGAACGGTTATTGCTCCCCTTCGGCCTTCACCATATTTTAGTGGCGATGATCCGTTTCACGGAAGCGGGCGGAACGGAAATCGTAAACGGGGAAACGGTGTCCGGGGCGTTGAACATTTACTATGCCCAGTTAAAGAACGGGCTGCCCTTCAGCGCCGATGCCACGGCGTTTTTGTCCCAAGGGAAAATGCCCACGTTCATGTTCGGCCTTCCGGCCGTCGCATTGGCCATTTACCATACCGCCCTGCCGGAGAACCGGAACAAAATTAAAGGGCTGTTAATTTCCGGCGTGATCGCCACCTTTGTCACGGGGATCACGGAACCGATCGAATTTTTGTTCCTGTTTGTCGCTCCCGCCCTTTACCTGGTCCACGTCGTCCTGACGGGCCTTGGTTTCATGGTCATGGCCCTGCTGGAAGTCAAGATCGGGAACACGGACGGCGGCATTTTGGATTTCCTTATCTTCGGCATCCTCCAGGGGCCGTCGACCAAATGGTACCTCGTGCCGGTCGTCGGGGCCGTCTGGTTTGCCGTATACTACTTCACCTTCCGTTATGCCATCGTCAAATTTGATTTGAAAACGCCCGGCCGTGAAAAGGCAAAAGCGGAAAATGACGGCGAAGGGGAAATGGTCATAAAAGGCACGAAGTCCAATGCGGAAAGAATCCTCCAGGCATTGGGCGGAAAAGAAAATATTCAATCCCTGGACAATTGCGTCACCCGTTTGCGCCTTGTCGTCAGCGATATGAGCCGAATCGATGAAGAGGTATTGAAAGCATGCGGGGCCCTTGGTGTAATCAAATTGGACGAACACAATGTGCAAGTCGTTATCGGCCCGCAAGTCGGGATCCTTAAATCGCAGCTAGAAAAACTACTTTGA
- a CDS encoding TIGR02678 family protein, whose amino-acid sequence MEKLEERKFDEKAETALRLLFENFWILREENPEQYQLIRERERILKRFIDEKFGYSLIVHRHFIKLEKTPVEPEAWMGILDFQSVRDYAMFCCALAFTESKQVDEQFLLSEICEDIKDMYPGEFPIDWTNYNDRKSLIRVIKFMERLSLLKRVEGDIEKFASHEKEEVLYEVTVYARYFMRTFPDDLSEYASAEEILRAEWERQSDVRRKRVYRKLFLSPAVCREGEDDADFLYMRNFRNRLRDDIESHTSLRLELFKNAAFLVADEKHPEFTLFPDQRAISDIVLHLGSLLREKITEFPPDEYGRIRMTKVQFSDLMKELKNKYGYGWSKQYREGTAASLESDVIELLKEWELLEAEEFTGSYLFKPAIGRLSGHYPKDFSGEAKEEVDGGETE is encoded by the coding sequence GTGGAAAAATTGGAAGAACGGAAGTTCGACGAAAAGGCGGAAACCGCCTTAAGGCTGCTGTTTGAAAATTTTTGGATCTTGCGGGAAGAAAACCCCGAACAATACCAGCTGATCCGTGAGCGGGAAAGGATATTAAAACGGTTTATCGATGAAAAATTCGGTTACTCCTTGATCGTTCATCGCCATTTTATCAAATTGGAAAAAACCCCCGTTGAACCGGAGGCCTGGATGGGGATCCTGGACTTTCAGAGTGTCCGGGATTATGCGATGTTTTGTTGCGCCCTGGCTTTTACCGAGTCGAAGCAAGTGGATGAACAATTCCTGCTTTCGGAAATTTGCGAAGACATCAAAGACATGTATCCCGGAGAATTTCCCATCGATTGGACAAATTACAATGACCGGAAATCGTTGATCCGGGTGATCAAATTCATGGAAAGATTGTCCCTCTTGAAGCGGGTGGAGGGGGATATTGAAAAATTCGCTTCCCACGAAAAGGAGGAAGTCCTCTATGAAGTGACGGTGTATGCCCGTTATTTTATGCGGACCTTTCCCGACGATCTGAGCGAATACGCCTCGGCGGAAGAAATCTTGCGGGCGGAATGGGAAAGGCAATCGGATGTCCGGAGAAAAAGGGTGTACCGGAAACTGTTTTTGTCGCCGGCCGTCTGCCGGGAAGGGGAGGATGATGCGGATTTTTTGTACATGCGGAATTTCCGGAACCGGCTGCGGGATGATATCGAATCCCACACCTCCTTACGTTTGGAACTTTTTAAAAATGCCGCCTTTCTCGTCGCCGACGAAAAACATCCGGAATTCACCCTCTTTCCCGATCAAAGGGCGATATCGGACATTGTGCTGCATCTTGGCTCCCTTTTGCGGGAGAAGATTACCGAATTCCCTCCCGACGAATACGGAAGGATCCGAATGACGAAAGTGCAATTTTCCGACCTCATGAAAGAGCTGAAGAACAAGTACGGGTACGGCTGGAGCAAACAGTACCGGGAAGGGACGGCGGCTTCATTGGAAAGCGATGTGATCGAACTCCTGAAAGAATGGGAGCTGCTCGAAGCGGAGGAGTTTACCGGTTCCTATCTTTTCAAACCGGCGATCGGACGATTATCCGGACATTATCCGAAGGATTTTTCCGGGGAGGCAAAGGAGGAAGTTGATGGTGGAGAAACGGAATAA